In Acidaminococcus fermentans DSM 20731, one genomic interval encodes:
- a CDS encoding YdbC family protein, whose protein sequence is MDRNKSDFSYEIADELGTLSTSPKGWTKEVNRISYNGRPPRFDIREWAPGREKMGRGITLSETEAKDLCKILFQYFKNRG, encoded by the coding sequence ATGGACAGAAACAAATCCGACTTCAGCTATGAAATCGCCGACGAACTGGGCACCCTTTCCACCAGCCCCAAAGGCTGGACCAAAGAGGTGAACCGGATCTCCTACAACGGCCGTCCGCCCCGGTTCGATATCCGGGAATGGGCACCGGGCCGGGAAAAAATGGGCCGGGGGATCACCCTCAGCGAAACCGAAGCCAAGGACCTGTGCAAGATCCTGTTCCAGTATTTCAAGAATCGGGGCTGA
- a CDS encoding DUF4153 domain-containing protein, with protein sequence MLSRIHSFFLGIWERNQRFKPALIATWGIALAWFFVLVSGNLSWLLQKNNFSSALLAAGVVALVSVPWRLYNERYGRVELRRDAACFLFFLLLWRFLERLPGTGFSQYVLLVLVGLIPFCLGLSLFFCDSREGKPQLFGHFVVAGVKTLLLAAVVNCMLGLCYASVSLLLYPLGLPWVLWISYLSFGVVGFQYFISCIPKADDPVSVPPLYTTLWKRILLPCAIFLLLVIYQYLVRILWQKSLPVGFMNPFGLFLMAVYALLYFSFWKGEPAWQKKALHWGALLLIPVLIGQFAGLQIRLSAYSLTSLRYLSLCCTGFGICTLVCGFLRWKPRKLYLLSSLLTLVLILTPLNLIDLPAWFQARRLDEVLARNQLVQGDQLASGRNLSPEDSKLLRSSFAYLSHSPGRWRYPNVERIRQQLDFLATLPREPVQTARGNNLHYRTERLKIPVAGYSTASLERGFAIRAGKLQYGLPSQTEQTWDVSRQLKKLTEKYPSGGAVPPEALEFQLDGQHKLILFSLSGDRAGFQAQPGKQINGRGTLLTK encoded by the coding sequence GTGCTTTCTCGTATCCATTCTTTCTTCCTGGGCATCTGGGAGCGGAACCAGCGGTTCAAACCGGCTCTGATCGCCACCTGGGGCATTGCCCTGGCCTGGTTTTTTGTGCTGGTGTCCGGCAACCTTTCCTGGCTGCTCCAGAAGAACAACTTTTCTTCGGCCCTTTTGGCCGCGGGTGTCGTCGCCCTTGTTTCCGTGCCCTGGCGCCTGTACAACGAACGGTACGGCCGGGTGGAACTGCGTCGGGATGCAGCCTGCTTCCTGTTTTTTCTGCTTTTGTGGCGTTTTTTGGAGCGACTTCCCGGTACCGGCTTTTCCCAGTATGTGCTGCTGGTGCTGGTCGGCCTGATACCTTTCTGTCTGGGACTCAGCCTGTTTTTCTGTGACAGCCGGGAAGGCAAACCCCAGCTGTTTGGCCATTTTGTGGTGGCGGGCGTGAAGACCTTGCTGCTGGCGGCCGTGGTGAACTGTATGCTGGGTCTGTGCTATGCCAGCGTCAGCTTGCTGCTGTATCCCCTGGGCCTGCCCTGGGTGCTGTGGATTTCTTATCTTTCTTTTGGTGTGGTGGGGTTCCAGTATTTCATCTCCTGCATCCCCAAAGCTGACGACCCGGTCTCCGTGCCGCCGCTCTATACCACTCTCTGGAAACGGATCCTGCTGCCCTGCGCCATATTCCTGCTGCTGGTGATCTACCAGTACCTGGTGCGCATCCTGTGGCAGAAGAGCCTGCCCGTGGGGTTCATGAACCCCTTCGGCCTGTTCCTGATGGCGGTGTACGCCCTGTTGTATTTCTCCTTCTGGAAGGGGGAACCGGCCTGGCAGAAAAAAGCCCTGCACTGGGGCGCCCTGCTGCTGATTCCGGTGCTCATCGGCCAGTTTGCCGGCCTGCAGATCCGGCTTTCCGCCTACAGCCTGACCTCTCTGCGGTACCTGTCCCTGTGCTGTACGGGCTTCGGAATCTGCACCCTGGTGTGTGGCTTCTTACGGTGGAAACCCCGGAAACTGTACCTTTTGAGTAGCCTGCTGACTCTGGTACTGATCCTGACGCCGCTCAATCTCATCGACCTGCCCGCCTGGTTCCAGGCCCGGCGGCTGGATGAGGTACTGGCCCGGAACCAGCTGGTACAGGGAGATCAGCTGGCCAGCGGACGGAATCTATCGCCGGAAGACAGTAAACTCCTCCGCAGCAGCTTTGCTTACCTGTCCCATAGTCCGGGCAGATGGCGATATCCCAATGTGGAACGGATCCGGCAGCAGCTGGACTTTCTGGCCACGCTGCCTCGGGAACCTGTCCAGACCGCACGGGGCAATAACCTGCATTATCGGACTGAACGGCTGAAGATCCCTGTAGCCGGATATAGTACCGCAAGCCTGGAACGCGGGTTTGCCATCCGGGCAGGGAAACTGCAGTACGGGCTGCCCAGTCAGACGGAACAGACCTGGGACGTGTCCCGGCAGCTGAAGAAATTGACTGAGAAATACCCTTCCGGCGGCGCCGTTCCTCCGGAGGCCCTGGAATTCCAGCTGGACGGCCAGCACAAGCTGATTCTCTTCTCTCTGAGTGGAGACCGGGCAGGATTCCAGGCCCAGCCGGGTAAACAGATCAATGGCAGAGGAACCCTGCTGACAAAATAA
- a CDS encoding ABC transporter ATP-binding protein, with the protein MGKEKNDSSWETLKKVWQIIDAYRLLLVGSLVLAGASVALQLYVPILFGRAIDGIAGPGKVDFALVKGYTFQILVLVVLSSLATWAMNLINNKLAFNTVRDIRSRAIRQIQQLPLSFLDSHSTGDLVQRVIADVDQISDGLLLGFTQLFSGLVTIVLTLYFMFSTHGKISLMVMVLTPVSFLVARFIANRSYRLFQKQTAIRGKQTALINETVGNEKVVKAFRHEERSSRQFRGLNEDLQQATQGALFYSSLTNPSTRAVNNVIYALVALVGCWEILAGGLTVGGLTVLLYYANQYMKPFTDISSVVTELQNALACAARVFALIEETPQSPDPDRQLTFQEGRLAIDHVYFSYNKKRPLIEDFNFQVEPGQTTAIVGPTGCGKSTFINLLMRFYDVDRGTIAIDGQDTARVDRHSLRRTYGMVLQETWLKQGTIRENIAFGKPEATEEEIIRAAKEAHSWEFIRRMPQGLDTVVSDDSLSQGQKQLLCITRVMLALPPMLILDEATSSIDTRTEILIQNAFAKLMEGRTSFIVAHRLSTIRNADRILVMKDGKIIEQGTHEKLMEQGGFYKDLYNSQFAG; encoded by the coding sequence ATGGGCAAGGAAAAGAACGATTCCAGTTGGGAAACTCTGAAAAAAGTCTGGCAGATCATCGACGCCTACCGGCTGCTCCTCGTGGGGAGCCTGGTCCTGGCCGGGGCTTCCGTGGCCCTGCAGCTGTATGTGCCCATCCTGTTCGGCCGGGCCATCGACGGCATTGCAGGGCCGGGCAAGGTGGATTTCGCTCTGGTAAAAGGGTACACCTTCCAGATCCTGGTGCTGGTGGTCCTGTCCAGTCTGGCCACCTGGGCCATGAACCTGATCAACAACAAACTGGCCTTCAACACCGTCCGGGATATCCGGAGCCGGGCTATCCGGCAGATCCAGCAGCTGCCCCTTTCCTTCCTGGACAGCCACAGCACCGGGGACCTGGTCCAGCGGGTGATCGCCGATGTGGACCAGATCTCTGACGGGCTGCTCCTGGGCTTTACCCAGCTGTTCTCCGGTCTGGTGACCATTGTACTGACCCTGTACTTCATGTTTTCCACCCACGGGAAGATTTCCCTGATGGTGATGGTGCTGACCCCGGTCAGCTTTCTGGTGGCCCGGTTCATCGCCAACCGGTCCTACCGGCTGTTCCAGAAACAGACCGCCATCCGGGGGAAACAGACCGCTCTCATCAACGAAACCGTGGGCAATGAAAAGGTGGTCAAGGCCTTCCGCCATGAAGAACGGTCCTCCAGACAGTTCCGGGGCCTGAACGAAGACCTGCAGCAGGCCACCCAGGGAGCCCTGTTTTACAGTTCCCTGACCAACCCCTCCACCCGGGCAGTGAACAATGTGATCTATGCCCTGGTGGCCCTGGTGGGGTGCTGGGAGATCCTGGCGGGAGGGCTCACCGTCGGGGGGCTCACCGTGCTGCTCTATTACGCCAACCAGTACATGAAGCCCTTTACGGATATCAGCTCCGTGGTCACCGAACTCCAGAATGCCCTGGCCTGTGCCGCCCGGGTGTTCGCCCTCATCGAGGAAACGCCTCAGAGCCCGGATCCGGACCGGCAGCTGACCTTCCAGGAAGGCCGGCTGGCCATCGACCATGTGTATTTTTCCTACAATAAAAAGCGGCCGCTGATCGAAGACTTCAACTTCCAGGTGGAGCCGGGCCAGACCACCGCCATTGTGGGGCCCACCGGCTGCGGCAAGAGTACCTTCATCAACCTGCTCATGCGGTTCTATGATGTGGATCGGGGGACCATTGCCATCGACGGCCAGGATACGGCCCGGGTGGACCGCCATTCTCTCCGGCGGACCTACGGCATGGTGCTCCAGGAAACCTGGCTGAAGCAGGGGACCATCCGGGAAAACATCGCCTTTGGAAAACCGGAGGCTACGGAAGAAGAAATCATCCGGGCCGCCAAAGAAGCCCACAGCTGGGAATTCATCCGCCGGATGCCCCAGGGACTGGATACGGTGGTGAGCGATGACAGCCTGAGCCAGGGACAGAAACAACTGCTGTGCATCACCCGGGTGATGCTGGCCCTGCCGCCCATGCTGATCCTGGACGAAGCCACCTCCAGCATCGATACCCGGACCGAGATCCTGATCCAGAACGCCTTTGCCAAGCTGATGGAAGGACGCACCAGCTTCATCGTGGCTCACCGGCTCAGCACCATCCGCAATGCGGACCGGATCCTGGTAATGAAAGACGGGAAGATCATCGAACAGGGAACCCACGAAAAACTGATGGAACAGGGCGGGTTTTACAAAGACCTGTACAACAGCCAGTTCGCAGGGTGA
- a CDS encoding ABC transporter ATP-binding protein, translating to MKKFLPYFQGYGWDCILAPLFKLLEALMDLAVPLVIAAMIDRGLSQADNAFLFHCFLGLMGLMVLGMGFSFTAQYFAARGSVGVITRLRQALFDHIQSLSYRELDTLGTDTLITRLTSDVTQVQTGLNLALRLLLRSPFIVFGSMVMAFTIDVPSALVFAAAIPLLLVVVLGIMLRSIPLFTRVQEALDGLLQTTRENLTGVRVIRAFCREKAEVDEFDSRNADLTRKNLHVGSWSALMTPGTYLLVNLATVILIRQGAIRVELGALAQGDVVALYNYMAQMIIELVKLGSMVITLNKSAACANRIQSILEVKSSMTCPSADGPLQPVGQGPAVAFHQVSFGYAGGADAVSELDFTIPKGATVGIIGGTGSGKTTLVNLIPRFYDVIRGRVEVDGRDVRDYPAGTLLDKIALVPQKAVLFEGTIRDNLRWGKADATDEELWQALETAQAKDVVLGKEGQLDALVEQGGRNLSGGQKQRLTIARALVKKPEILIMDDSASALDFATDLHLRQAIKALGGEMTVFIVSQRTSSVRQADLILVLNDGRLVGQGTHRQLLETCPVYQEIFDSQYPGRRDQELAQEKEEA from the coding sequence ATGAAAAAATTTCTTCCCTATTTTCAGGGATATGGCTGGGACTGCATCCTGGCGCCCCTGTTCAAACTGCTGGAAGCCCTGATGGATCTGGCGGTGCCCCTGGTGATCGCCGCCATGATCGACCGGGGCCTTTCCCAGGCGGATAATGCTTTCCTGTTCCACTGTTTCCTGGGGCTTATGGGGCTGATGGTGTTGGGCATGGGCTTTTCCTTTACCGCCCAGTATTTTGCCGCCCGGGGGAGCGTGGGGGTCATTACCCGGCTCCGGCAGGCCCTGTTCGACCATATCCAGAGCCTGTCCTACCGGGAACTGGATACCCTGGGCACCGATACCCTGATCACCCGGCTGACCAGTGATGTGACCCAGGTCCAGACGGGCCTGAATCTGGCTCTGCGGCTGCTGCTCCGGAGTCCCTTCATCGTGTTCGGTTCCATGGTCATGGCCTTTACCATCGATGTGCCCAGTGCCCTGGTCTTTGCCGCCGCAATTCCTTTGCTGCTGGTGGTGGTCCTGGGAATCATGCTCCGGAGCATCCCGCTGTTCACCCGGGTCCAGGAGGCCCTGGACGGCCTGCTCCAGACCACCCGGGAAAACCTCACCGGGGTCCGGGTGATCCGGGCCTTCTGCCGGGAAAAGGCGGAAGTGGATGAATTCGACAGCCGGAACGCCGACCTGACCCGGAAAAACCTCCATGTGGGCAGCTGGTCCGCCCTGATGACTCCGGGCACTTACCTCTTGGTGAACCTGGCCACAGTGATTCTGATCCGCCAGGGAGCCATCCGGGTGGAACTGGGTGCCCTGGCCCAGGGCGACGTGGTGGCCTTGTACAACTATATGGCCCAGATGATCATCGAACTGGTGAAACTGGGCAGCATGGTGATTACTTTGAATAAATCGGCAGCTTGTGCAAACCGTATCCAGAGCATTCTGGAGGTGAAAAGTTCCATGACCTGTCCCTCCGCCGACGGACCCCTTCAACCGGTAGGCCAGGGACCGGCCGTGGCTTTCCATCAGGTTTCCTTTGGGTATGCAGGGGGTGCGGATGCTGTTTCTGAACTTGATTTTACCATTCCCAAGGGTGCGACCGTGGGGATCATCGGGGGTACTGGCAGCGGCAAGACCACTCTGGTGAACCTGATCCCCCGATTTTATGATGTAATCCGGGGCCGGGTGGAAGTGGACGGCCGGGATGTGCGGGACTATCCTGCAGGCACCCTGCTGGACAAAATCGCCCTGGTGCCCCAGAAAGCGGTGCTGTTCGAAGGCACCATCCGGGATAACCTCCGGTGGGGCAAAGCCGATGCCACCGATGAAGAACTGTGGCAGGCCCTGGAAACCGCCCAGGCCAAAGACGTGGTGCTGGGCAAGGAGGGGCAGCTGGATGCTTTGGTGGAACAGGGGGGACGGAACCTGTCTGGAGGCCAGAAACAGCGGCTGACCATTGCCCGGGCCCTGGTGAAAAAACCGGAGATCCTGATCATGGACGATTCCGCCAGTGCCCTGGATTTTGCCACCGATCTCCACCTGCGCCAGGCCATCAAGGCTCTGGGAGGGGAAATGACCGTATTCATCGTATCCCAGCGTACCAGCAGTGTCCGCCAGGCGGATCTGATCCTGGTGCTGAACGACGGACGGCTGGTGGGCCAGGGAACCCACCGGCAGCTCCTGGAAACCTGTCCGGTGTACCAGGAAATCTTTGATTCCCAGTATCCGGGCCGCCGGGACCAGGAACTGGCACAGGAAAAGGAGGAAGCCTGA
- a CDS encoding aminopeptidase C, which translates to MKEINDALLQSFRAKVAADPSVSVLNSALAKTDLADLSFVPMAAARHRGPFAVEVKTRGITAQQKSGRCWLFAALNILREIVAEKCGLEEFELSQNYLSFYDKLEKANNFLEMVIEQAGEPVKGQSMQYVLRGMVDGGYWSEAAHLAAKYGVVPKTVHPESYQSGHTDRFLAAMNRLLRKDAMELRDLVAAGKDPYPRKKEMLAEVYKAECIAFGAPVETFDFAWRDKDKNYHCDRNLTPKAFYDKYVGLALEDYYPVINEPTPDKEMDTPVAFHAVENMVGKDMEALNLSQEALEDLCIRQLQAGEPVWFACDAGACGARKEGIWDPDSVQVEKLLGGISWEMPKGKRLEYGASSATHAMLLTGVDFDGNGRPTRWKIENSWGSGVGEKGYFVCSEKYFKEYVYEAVIKKSHFTPEQREMLKKEPIRINPWEEDV; encoded by the coding sequence ATGAAAGAAATCAACGATGCATTGCTGCAGTCCTTCCGTGCCAAAGTGGCAGCGGACCCCAGTGTTTCTGTTTTGAACAGTGCCCTGGCCAAAACCGATCTGGCCGACCTGTCCTTTGTGCCCATGGCGGCGGCCCGGCACCGGGGGCCTTTTGCGGTGGAAGTGAAGACCCGGGGCATCACCGCCCAGCAGAAATCCGGCCGGTGCTGGCTCTTTGCGGCCCTGAACATCCTGCGGGAAATCGTGGCGGAAAAATGCGGCCTGGAAGAATTCGAACTGTCCCAGAACTACCTGAGCTTCTATGACAAACTGGAAAAGGCCAACAATTTCCTGGAAATGGTCATTGAACAGGCCGGGGAACCGGTGAAAGGCCAGAGTATGCAGTACGTGCTCCGGGGCATGGTGGATGGGGGCTACTGGAGCGAAGCGGCCCATCTGGCAGCCAAATACGGGGTGGTGCCCAAAACCGTCCATCCGGAATCCTATCAGTCCGGCCATACGGACCGGTTCCTGGCCGCCATGAACCGCCTGCTCCGGAAAGACGCCATGGAACTCCGGGACCTGGTGGCTGCCGGGAAGGATCCCTATCCCCGGAAGAAGGAAATGCTGGCGGAAGTGTACAAGGCCGAATGCATCGCCTTCGGGGCTCCGGTGGAAACCTTCGATTTTGCCTGGCGGGACAAGGACAAGAACTATCACTGCGACCGGAACCTGACACCCAAAGCTTTCTACGACAAATACGTGGGCCTGGCCCTGGAGGACTATTATCCGGTGATCAACGAGCCCACCCCGGACAAGGAAATGGATACCCCGGTGGCTTTCCATGCGGTGGAAAACATGGTGGGGAAGGATATGGAAGCCCTGAACCTGTCCCAGGAGGCCCTGGAGGATCTGTGCATCCGGCAGCTCCAGGCCGGGGAGCCGGTGTGGTTCGCCTGTGATGCCGGAGCCTGCGGGGCCCGGAAAGAGGGCATCTGGGATCCGGACAGCGTCCAGGTGGAAAAACTCCTGGGCGGGATTTCCTGGGAGATGCCCAAAGGGAAACGGCTGGAATACGGAGCCAGTTCCGCCACCCACGCCATGCTCCTGACCGGTGTGGATTTCGACGGGAACGGCCGTCCCACCCGGTGGAAGATCGAGAATTCCTGGGGCAGTGGGGTGGGCGAGAAAGGGTACTTCGTCTGCTCCGAAAAGTATTTCAAGGAATACGTCTACGAAGCAGTGATCAAAAAATCCCATTTCACCCCGGAACAAAGAGAAATGCTGAAAAAAGAACCCATCCGGATCAATCCCTGGGAGGAAGACGTATAA
- a CDS encoding amino acid permease yields MAEKEKSLNGSNKVLSWQALGLMTFTSVWGFGNIVNGYANQGLKAVVSWILMFALYFIPYVLMVGEMGSTFKESAGGVSSWIRSTSGAKLAYFAGWTYWIVHMPYLAQKPQNMLIAFGWAVFQNGSLTKTISPLVLQSIALVIFFFFLWYASKGVNALKRIGALAGSFMFVMSILYILLALAAPHLTTARTFTYSLNWDTLMPTFDFDYMTTLGILVFAVGGCERLSPYVNNLKKPSSEYPKSMIFMATMVAVTALLGTFAMGLMFDPTNIPKDLMMNGAYYSFSKLGEYYGIGQTFVIIYAICNTLGQAATLAISIDAPIKILLADVDPQFVPKVFTKVNAKGVPVTGYKLTAVLVSILLIVPALGIGDMTSLYNWLIRLNAVCMPLRYLWVFFAYMMLKKHADQYVSAYHFVKSRGLGMLAGFWCFAFTAFACIMGMFPRGVQSGTDTWYFQFAMNILTPLVLIGIGFILPELAKKERA; encoded by the coding sequence ATGGCCGAAAAAGAAAAATCACTCAATGGAAGCAACAAAGTTCTGTCATGGCAGGCGCTGGGCCTGATGACCTTCACCTCCGTATGGGGGTTCGGGAACATCGTCAACGGCTATGCCAACCAGGGTCTCAAAGCGGTGGTATCCTGGATCCTCATGTTTGCCCTCTACTTCATCCCCTATGTGCTCATGGTGGGCGAAATGGGCTCCACCTTCAAGGAAAGCGCAGGCGGGGTATCCTCCTGGATCCGCTCCACCTCCGGAGCCAAACTGGCCTACTTCGCCGGCTGGACCTACTGGATCGTCCATATGCCCTATCTGGCCCAAAAGCCCCAGAACATGCTCATTGCCTTTGGCTGGGCGGTATTCCAGAACGGCAGCCTGACCAAGACCATCTCGCCCCTGGTGCTCCAGAGCATTGCTCTGGTGATTTTCTTTTTCTTCCTGTGGTACGCCTCCAAAGGGGTCAACGCCCTGAAACGGATCGGGGCCCTGGCCGGGAGCTTCATGTTCGTCATGAGCATCCTCTACATCCTGCTGGCCCTGGCGGCTCCTCACCTGACCACCGCCAGGACCTTCACCTACAGCCTGAACTGGGATACCCTGATGCCCACCTTCGATTTTGACTACATGACCACACTGGGCATCCTGGTCTTTGCGGTGGGCGGCTGCGAACGGCTGAGCCCCTATGTCAACAACCTGAAGAAACCTTCTTCGGAATATCCCAAATCCATGATCTTCATGGCCACTATGGTGGCGGTCACCGCCCTGTTGGGGACCTTTGCCATGGGCCTGATGTTCGACCCCACCAACATCCCCAAGGACCTGATGATGAACGGGGCCTACTACAGCTTCTCCAAGCTGGGTGAATACTATGGCATCGGCCAGACCTTCGTGATCATCTACGCCATCTGCAACACCCTGGGACAGGCGGCCACCCTGGCCATTTCCATCGACGCCCCCATCAAGATCCTGCTGGCGGACGTGGATCCCCAGTTCGTGCCCAAAGTGTTCACCAAAGTGAACGCCAAAGGGGTGCCGGTCACCGGGTATAAACTGACCGCCGTGCTGGTTTCCATCCTGCTGATCGTCCCGGCCCTGGGGATCGGCGACATGACCAGCCTCTACAACTGGCTGATCCGCCTGAATGCGGTGTGCATGCCGCTCCGGTACCTGTGGGTGTTCTTCGCCTACATGATGTTGAAGAAACACGCGGACCAGTATGTTTCTGCATACCATTTTGTGAAGAGCCGCGGCCTGGGCATGCTGGCCGGGTTCTGGTGCTTTGCCTTTACCGCTTTTGCCTGCATCATGGGCATGTTCCCCCGTGGGGTGCAAAGCGGTACGGACACCTGGTATTTCCAGTTTGCCATGAATATCCTGACCCCGCTGGTACTGATCGGCATCGGATTCATCCTGCCGGAACTGGCAAAGAAGGAAAGAGCGTAA
- a CDS encoding DMT family transporter, with translation MTKNQKAIFCMLLAGVLFSLTEVAMKKINADLNGVQVNATRYFLCGVFLMPWSRARLKATDTHIHAAQMKLCALLAFSGITIVGPLYQMASATLGAGNTGVIFSSTPLFIIMLAALLLHTPVTRREGIALALQVLAIAILVDPFHMTMEPVGVAALLVCVVCYSLYAVGGKKLITDLGSITVTAWSFFWGGVQLLLVAGLSHIPAVSQWLMAHGFANYACVPLFTGYTWENLPWVLVLYIGITLVAFLSWFLAIEWGGVALGSLTYFIKPALSPLFALIFAGEPITTKMMIGMVLMIGGAFVALKR, from the coding sequence ATGACCAAGAACCAGAAGGCCATTTTCTGCATGCTGCTGGCAGGGGTCCTGTTCAGCCTGACGGAAGTGGCCATGAAAAAGATCAATGCGGATCTGAACGGGGTCCAGGTGAACGCCACTCGGTATTTTCTGTGCGGAGTGTTTTTGATGCCCTGGAGCCGGGCCCGGCTGAAGGCCACGGATACACACATCCATGCAGCCCAGATGAAGCTGTGTGCCCTGCTGGCCTTTTCCGGCATTACCATCGTAGGCCCCCTGTACCAGATGGCTTCAGCCACTCTGGGGGCAGGCAACACCGGCGTCATCTTTTCCAGTACGCCGCTCTTCATCATCATGCTGGCGGCCCTGCTGCTCCATACGCCTGTTACCCGGCGGGAGGGAATTGCCCTGGCGTTGCAGGTGCTGGCCATTGCCATTCTGGTGGATCCCTTCCATATGACCATGGAACCGGTGGGAGTGGCAGCCCTGCTGGTGTGCGTGGTCTGCTACAGCCTGTACGCCGTGGGCGGCAAGAAGCTGATAACAGATCTGGGCAGCATCACGGTGACTGCCTGGTCCTTTTTCTGGGGTGGTGTCCAGCTGCTGCTGGTGGCCGGCCTGTCCCACATCCCGGCTGTGTCCCAATGGCTGATGGCCCACGGCTTTGCCAATTACGCCTGTGTTCCTCTCTTCACCGGCTACACCTGGGAAAATCTGCCCTGGGTTCTGGTACTGTACATCGGCATCACCCTGGTGGCCTTCCTGAGCTGGTTCCTGGCCATCGAATGGGGTGGTGTGGCCCTGGGCAGCCTGACCTATTTCATCAAGCCGGCCCTGAGTCCCTTGTTTGCCCTGATTTTCGCGGGGGAACCCATCACGACGAAAATGATGATCGGCATGGTGCTCATGATCGGAGGGGCGTTTGTGGCATTAAAAAGATAA
- a CDS encoding M18 family aminopeptidase codes for MNQTTKELLNLIHKSTSPYHTVAASRDLLLANGFAELSLAEDWTLAPDGKYFVTCFDSSLFAFRTGKAGSRGLKIAAAHTDFPCFRLKPAAEVNTQGYGTLNVEGYGGMIVSTWMDRPLSLAGKIVTRTEDPFKPHTHLVDFKRPLLSMSSLAIHMNREVNDGYKWNKQKDVLPLATMLGEDPEDKHFFTNFLAKELQVKPEDILSFELSTYPVEEGCTFGLKDEFISSGRLDNLTSCMGCLKGIINGNGTEGLHVACLFDNEEVGSNTKQGADSLVLNNLLHRIYAKLGLTEEALYQDMATGFMLSVDVAHALHPNYTDKCDITNKPLLGKGVVLKQACSQSYAGDAEAVAIVKGLCAANGIPCQLFVNRSDIKGGSTLGSMASALTPIRTMDIGVALLAMHSARETMGAADQKALEDLITVFFG; via the coding sequence ATGAATCAAACCACAAAAGAGTTACTGAACCTGATCCACAAGAGCACGTCCCCGTATCATACGGTGGCAGCCAGCCGTGACCTGCTGCTGGCCAACGGCTTTGCTGAACTGTCCCTGGCAGAGGACTGGACCCTGGCCCCGGACGGCAAGTATTTTGTCACCTGCTTCGATTCGTCCCTGTTTGCCTTCCGCACCGGCAAGGCAGGCTCCCGGGGACTGAAGATTGCAGCAGCCCATACGGATTTTCCCTGCTTCCGGCTGAAACCGGCTGCCGAAGTCAATACCCAGGGCTACGGCACCCTGAACGTAGAAGGGTATGGCGGCATGATCGTATCCACCTGGATGGACCGGCCCCTGTCCCTGGCCGGGAAGATCGTCACCCGGACCGAAGATCCCTTCAAACCCCATACCCACCTGGTGGATTTCAAACGGCCTCTTTTGAGCATGTCCAGCCTGGCCATCCACATGAACCGGGAAGTGAACGATGGATATAAATGGAACAAGCAGAAAGATGTGCTGCCCCTGGCCACCATGCTGGGAGAAGATCCGGAAGACAAGCACTTTTTCACCAACTTCCTGGCCAAAGAACTCCAGGTAAAGCCGGAAGACATCCTGTCCTTTGAACTGTCCACCTATCCGGTGGAAGAAGGCTGTACCTTCGGGCTGAAGGACGAATTCATCTCATCCGGCCGGCTGGACAACCTGACCTCCTGCATGGGCTGCCTGAAAGGCATCATCAACGGCAACGGCACGGAAGGACTCCATGTGGCCTGCCTGTTCGACAACGAGGAAGTGGGCAGCAACACCAAACAGGGTGCGGATTCCCTGGTGCTGAACAACCTGCTCCACCGGATCTACGCCAAACTGGGGCTGACGGAAGAAGCCCTGTACCAGGATATGGCCACCGGGTTCATGCTCAGCGTGGACGTGGCCCATGCCCTTCATCCCAACTATACGGACAAATGCGACATCACCAACAAGCCCCTCCTGGGCAAAGGGGTGGTGCTGAAACAGGCCTGCAGCCAGTCCTATGCCGGGGATGCGGAAGCGGTGGCCATTGTGAAAGGGCTCTGCGCCGCCAACGGGATTCCCTGCCAGCTGTTCGTGAACCGCAGCGACATCAAGGGCGGATCCACCCTGGGCTCCATGGCCTCGGCCCTGACTCCCATCCGGACCATGGATATCGGTGTGGCCCTCCTGGCCATGCACAGCGCCCGGGAAACCATGGGCGCCGCCGACCAGAAGGCACTGGAAGATCTGATTACGGTGTTCTTTGGGTAA